Genomic DNA from Candidatus Koribacter versatilis Ellin345:
ATCGGCGAGCATAATGCGGTCGGGTTCTTCCAGGGTGAAGAACTTCGAGATCCAGTGCTCGTTGAGCTGGCGGAAAGCTTCGGCATCGTGGCGCTGAAAGTATCGGACGCAAACTTCAGGCGGCATGGCGGACGGCACTTGCTGCGAAAGTACGTAGAGCATATCTGATCTCACGAATAACCCCCACAAACGAATCAATGAAAAAGATTTTCGGACGGATCGAGTCATACGTCCAATATCTTGTTTATCGCGATTAAGATGTTAGAGGTATGGATAACGAAATCGAACTCCGGCACTTGCGCTACTTCGTGGCAGTAGCGGAAGAACTGCATTTTGGGCGCGCGGCCGCGCGGCTGCACCTGGCCCAGCCTCCACTGTCGCAACAGATCAAGAAGCTGGAAGAGATCCTCGGGTACGCGCTGTTTACGCGAACGTCGCGGGCGGTGAAGCTGACCAGCGCGGGCGAAGTATTTCTGGAGCGCGCGCAGCGCACCTTGCGTCATGTGCGCGAAGACATGGAGGAAGTCCGCAGCATTGGCCGCGGCGAAGTGGGCTACCTGCGCGTGGGATTTATCGGATCGTCCATGCTGACGGTGCTGCCGGCGATCTTCGGGCGATATCGCCGTGCGTATCCGAAGGTGAATTTGCAGTTGCAGGAGTCTTACACCTCGGGCGTGGTGGAGGGGCTGCTGAAAGCGACGTTGGATGCGGGCATTCTTCGCGATGGCGGGCCGACGCATGGCCTGACGGTGGAACGGTTGTACTCGGAGCCATTCGTGGCGGTGCTGCCCGGCAAGCATCCGCTGGCGAAACAGCGTGCCCTCTCGCCGCGAGCGTTGAAGGATGAGCCGTTTGTGTTTTATCCGCCGTACTCGAGCAAACTGGCATATGAGAAACCGGTAAGCATTTGCGAGGCGCACGGCTTTCGGCCAAAGGTGGTACAGGAAGCACCACAATGGTTGACGATCCTGCGACTGGTGGGCGCGGGCCTGGGGGTGTCGATTGCGCCTGCCTGCGTGGAGCGCATCGCGGCGCCGGATGTCGTGTGCATTCCATTACGGGGTGCCGCCGTGCGCAGCGACATTGAGTTGGCGTTCCGCGAGGGCGAGGGACGCGAGATTGTGCGCGCGTTCGCGGAAATTGTCCGCGATGGATTTGCGCACGGACGAAAAATGAAGATTCCGTCATAAGCTTGTTGCAACTCACGTGAGAACTGCGCAGTCCAATAAGCTTCATTGTGTGCTGAGCGAGATGAAGCAACGAGCGTGTCTCTTTTCCCTATGCATGACTGTGCTGTGCGGGTTTCTGCTGCTCGCGAAGGCCAGCGGCTCCGAGCCGCAGTTGAGCGAGGGCGGGCAGATTTATACCAAGGCGTGCGCGGCGTGTCACGGGCCTGACGGCAAGGGCACGGCGAAGGCGATTGCCGGCTTCGACCAGCCGAATACTTTTCCAGATTTCTCGCGTTGCGACCAAACCACATCGGAAGTGAACTCTGCCTACGCGGCGGTGATTACCTATGGCGGGCCGTACCGTGGGTTCTCGCAAATCATGCCGTCGTTCGGGAAGGCGCTGACGCCGAAAGAGATCAACGAACTCGTGCACTATCTCCGGAGTTTCTGCACGAACTCGCATTGGCCGCGCGGCGAGCTGAACTTGCCGCGAGCGGTGCAGACGGAAAAAGCCTATCCCGAAGATGAAGAGGTCATCACCGCGGCGGTGAATGCGCGCAACGCGCCGGGCGTGGAGAACCACATCATCCACGAGCAGCGCTTTGGGATGAAGAACCAGTTGGAAGTGGACGTACCTCTGATGTTCACGCATCCGGAGCAGAATTGGTACGGCGGGATTGGGGATGTGACGATCGGCTGGAAGCGGGTGCTGTATTCAAGCCTACCGAAGGGATCGATCTTCGCGGTGCAGGGCGAAGTCTCGGCGCCGACCGGCAATTACAACCACGGCCTGGGCGCGGGGACGACCTCATTCGGTGTCTTTGGCATGTACGACCAGCTCTTCCCTACGAACACATTCTTCCAACTGCAAGGCGGCGCTGCCTTGCCGGTGGACACGACGAAGGCCCCGCAGAACGTGTATGGCTATGCGACCTTCGGGCAGACATTCGCGGGAGATCACGGCTTCGGCCGCGCGTGGTCGCCGATGGTGGAGTTTCTCGCGAACCGCGATCTGGTGAACAGTGCGAAGACCGACTGGGACCTGCTGCCGCAAATGCAGGTCACGCTGAGCAAACGCCAGCATGTGCGCGGGGACATTGGCGTGCGCGTGCCGGTGACCGATACAGCGCATCGCCCGATCCAGATTGAGTTCTACCTGCTGTGGGACTGGGCCGACGGCAAGCTGACGGAGGGCTGGTAATGAAACTCTCCGCGACACTGCTCACGATGATTGCATTGCTCTCATTGCCGCTGCTGCTCCGTGGCGGGAAACATGAAGAGCTGAAGCCCGCGTTCCAAACGTCGGACCGCTGCATGGCCTGCCACAACGGATTGACCGACACGCAGGGCAAAGATATTTCGATCGGCCTGAGTTGGCGTGCGAGCGTGATGGGCAATTCGTCGCGCGATCCGTACTGGCAAGCGAGCGTCCGTCGCGAGACGATCGATCACCCAGCGGTGAGCGCCGAGGTGCAGGACGAATGCTCGATCTGCCACATGCCCATCGTCCGCTACGAAGCGGCGATGCAGGGCAAAAAGGCAGAGCCCTTCAAGTTCTTCCCGCTTGCGCAGAATGGAACGAAGGAGTCGCGCGATGGCGTTTCGTGCGCGGTGTGCCACCAGATTTCGTCGGAACGACTCGGTACGAAGGAGAGTTTTACCGGACAATTCAAAGTCGACGCGCCGAGCCAGAAAGACGTGCGCCCTGAGTTCGGGCCTTTCG
This window encodes:
- a CDS encoding c-type cytochrome — protein: MKQRACLFSLCMTVLCGFLLLAKASGSEPQLSEGGQIYTKACAACHGPDGKGTAKAIAGFDQPNTFPDFSRCDQTTSEVNSAYAAVITYGGPYRGFSQIMPSFGKALTPKEINELVHYLRSFCTNSHWPRGELNLPRAVQTEKAYPEDEEVITAAVNARNAPGVENHIIHEQRFGMKNQLEVDVPLMFTHPEQNWYGGIGDVTIGWKRVLYSSLPKGSIFAVQGEVSAPTGNYNHGLGAGTTSFGVFGMYDQLFPTNTFFQLQGGAALPVDTTKAPQNVYGYATFGQTFAGDHGFGRAWSPMVEFLANRDLVNSAKTDWDLLPQMQVTLSKRQHVRGDIGVRVPVTDTAHRPIQIEFYLLWDWADGKLTEGW
- a CDS encoding LysR substrate-binding domain-containing protein translates to MDNEIELRHLRYFVAVAEELHFGRAAARLHLAQPPLSQQIKKLEEILGYALFTRTSRAVKLTSAGEVFLERAQRTLRHVREDMEEVRSIGRGEVGYLRVGFIGSSMLTVLPAIFGRYRRAYPKVNLQLQESYTSGVVEGLLKATLDAGILRDGGPTHGLTVERLYSEPFVAVLPGKHPLAKQRALSPRALKDEPFVFYPPYSSKLAYEKPVSICEAHGFRPKVVQEAPQWLTILRLVGAGLGVSIAPACVERIAAPDVVCIPLRGAAVRSDIELAFREGEGREIVRAFAEIVRDGFAHGRKMKIPS